From one Formosa sediminum genomic stretch:
- a CDS encoding carboxymuconolactone decarboxylase family protein, giving the protein MSDNITEFNDYRAKMNDRILSDDNKIIKRIFNLDTNAYQAGALDVKTKELLGLVASTVLRCDDCVKYHLETAYKSGLTRAEVVEALSIATLVGGTIVIPHLRRAYEFWDELEAQDA; this is encoded by the coding sequence ATGTCAGATAATATAACCGAATTTAACGACTACAGAGCCAAAATGAATGATCGCATTTTGAGCGATGATAACAAAATTATAAAACGTATTTTTAATTTAGACACCAATGCGTATCAAGCTGGAGCTCTAGATGTTAAAACTAAAGAATTACTAGGTCTTGTAGCATCTACGGTTTTACGTTGTGATGATTGTGTGAAGTATCATTTAGAGACAGCATACAAATCAGGTTTAACACGTGCAGAAGTTGTAGAAGCGTTAAGTATTGCTACACTTGTGGGAGGTACTATTGTAATTCCGCATTTACGTCGTGCCTATGAGTTTTGGGACGAGCTAGAAGCTCAAGACGCATAA
- the lptB gene encoding LPS export ABC transporter ATP-binding protein, translating into MKLKAEHLMKSYNGRKVVKDVSLEVNQGEIVGLLGPNGAGKTTSFYMIVGLVKPNGGTIYLEDKEITKYPMYKRAQNGIGYLAQEASVFRKLSIEDNILSVLQLTKLSKKEQLMKMESLIEEFSLGHIRKNRGDLLSGGERRRTEIARALATDPNFILLDEPFAGVDPVAVEDIQRIVAQLTKKNIGILITDHNVQETLAITDRTYLMFEGGILKAGKPEELAEDEMVRKVYLGQNFELRRKKLDF; encoded by the coding sequence GTGAAATTAAAAGCAGAACATTTAATGAAGTCCTATAACGGACGAAAAGTTGTAAAAGATGTCTCTTTAGAGGTTAATCAAGGTGAAATTGTAGGATTACTTGGCCCTAACGGTGCAGGAAAAACCACATCTTTTTATATGATTGTTGGCTTAGTTAAACCTAACGGCGGAACCATTTATTTAGAAGATAAAGAAATAACCAAGTATCCCATGTATAAACGTGCACAAAACGGAATTGGGTATTTGGCACAAGAAGCATCTGTTTTTAGAAAACTAAGTATTGAAGACAATATTTTAAGTGTATTACAACTTACCAAATTAAGTAAGAAAGAGCAACTCATGAAAATGGAATCGCTTATTGAAGAATTTAGTTTAGGGCATATTCGTAAAAACCGAGGCGATTTATTATCTGGAGGAGAACGCAGACGTACAGAAATTGCACGTGCACTTGCTACCGACCCTAATTTTATTCTATTAGACGAACCTTTTGCTGGAGTAGACCCCGTGGCTGTAGAAGACATTCAGCGTATTGTAGCACAATTAACTAAAAAAAATATTGGTATATTAATTACAGACCACAACGTACAAGAAACATTAGCGATTACAGATAGAACATACCTAATGTTTGAAGGTGGTATCTTAAAAGCTGGTAAACCTGAAGAACTTGCAGAAGACGAAATGGTGCGTAAAGTATATCTAGGTCAGAATTTTGAGCTACGTAGAAAGAAATTAGATTTTTAA
- a CDS encoding CDP-alcohol phosphatidyltransferase family protein, which translates to MKNYVPNALTLLNLFCGCIAVVFAAHNHFIAAAAFVFGGVFFDFFDGFAARKLGVSSELGLQLDSLADMVTSGVVPGIVMFKLLGLSIDRPELAIDEGSWNAFFSGEDILPSFLPIIGFFITLSSAYRLAKFNLDEEQQDYFKGLPTPANTLLIISLPLILELQHNEMMNAIIMNQGVLIALTITSTFLLNAPIVLFALKFKTWGFKPNAIRYVFLIISVLLLILLQFAAIPLIILVYVAMSMLDIVIKGSY; encoded by the coding sequence ATCAAGAATTATGTGCCTAATGCGCTGACTTTATTAAATTTATTTTGTGGATGTATTGCAGTTGTTTTTGCAGCTCACAATCATTTTATAGCCGCTGCAGCCTTTGTTTTTGGTGGTGTGTTTTTTGATTTTTTTGACGGATTTGCAGCACGTAAACTTGGTGTGTCTTCAGAGCTTGGTTTGCAATTAGATTCGCTTGCCGATATGGTTACTAGTGGTGTAGTTCCGGGGATAGTTATGTTTAAATTATTAGGTTTAAGTATAGATAGACCAGAGTTAGCTATAGATGAAGGTTCTTGGAATGCCTTTTTTAGTGGAGAAGATATATTGCCTTCTTTCTTACCTATTATAGGTTTTTTTATCACATTATCTTCGGCATATCGACTTGCTAAATTTAATTTAGATGAAGAACAACAAGATTATTTTAAAGGTTTACCAACACCAGCAAATACTCTTTTAATAATATCATTACCATTAATTCTTGAATTGCAGCATAACGAGATGATGAATGCAATTATAATGAATCAAGGTGTGCTTATAGCATTAACTATTACAAGTACTTTTTTATTAAATGCACCTATAGTTTTATTTGCTTTAAAATTTAAAACCTGGGGATTTAAGCCTAATGCCATTCGTTATGTATTTTTAATAATAAGTGTGTTATTGTTAATTTTATTGCAATTTGCAGCTATACCATTAATTATTTTGGTTTATGTCGCTATGTCTATGTTAGATATTGTGATAAAAGGCAGCTATTAA
- a CDS encoding ATP-dependent DNA helicase RecQ — MSKVEIDLHSALKKHFGFNAFKGLQESVVKSILSGQNTFVIMPTGGGKSLCYQLPALMQEGTAIIVSPLIALMKNQVDAIRGISNEEGIAHVLNSSLNKTEVKRVKQDITDSVTKLLYVAPESLTKEENVEFLRSVKISFMAIDEAHCISEWGHDFRPEYRNLRHIIKRIGDNIPIIGLTATATPKVQEDILKNLGISDAQTFKASFNRPNLYYEVRPKTKQVDSDIIRFVKQNEGKSGIIYCLSRKRVEELAQVLQVNGIKALPYHAGLDAKTRVKHQDMFLMEDVDVVVATIAFGMGIDKPDVRFVIHHDIPKSIESYYQETGRAGRDGGEGHCLAYYAYKDIEKLEKFMSGKPVAEQEIGHALLQEVVAFAETSISRRKFILHYFGEEFDNETGEGGDMDDNVRHPKKQKEAKDDVVLLLDIVSKTKEKYKSKDLVSVIVGKTNALIKSHKTDEQSFFGSGKHHESKYWMALLRQVLVAGYLKKDIETYGVLKLNPSGMDFIDNPSSFMMTEDHVFSEETEEGTVTAVKGGAATTDATLMRMLKDLRKTNAKKLGVPPFVIFQDPSLEDMALKYPMTIAELSNVHGVGEGKAKKYGKDFVKLIAEYVEEHDIMRPDDLVVKSTGTNSSLKLYIIQSIDRKLPLDDIATAKGMEMKDFIKEMEAIVFSGTKLNISYWIDDILDEDQQEEIHDYFMESETDKIDVAIEEFDGDYDDEELRLCRIKFISEVAN; from the coding sequence ATGTCTAAAGTTGAAATTGACTTGCATTCTGCTCTTAAAAAACATTTTGGATTTAATGCCTTTAAAGGCTTGCAAGAATCTGTTGTTAAAAGTATTTTAAGTGGTCAGAATACATTTGTTATTATGCCTACTGGTGGCGGTAAATCTTTATGTTACCAACTTCCAGCTTTAATGCAAGAAGGCACAGCGATTATTGTTTCACCTTTAATCGCCTTAATGAAAAATCAAGTAGATGCCATTCGTGGGATCTCTAATGAAGAAGGAATTGCACACGTATTAAACTCGTCTTTAAATAAAACGGAGGTTAAACGTGTAAAGCAAGATATTACAGATAGCGTAACTAAACTACTTTATGTTGCTCCGGAATCTTTAACTAAAGAGGAAAATGTTGAGTTTTTGCGTTCTGTAAAAATTTCGTTTATGGCTATAGATGAAGCCCATTGTATTAGTGAATGGGGTCATGATTTTAGACCAGAATACAGAAATTTAAGACATATTATTAAACGTATAGGAGACAATATACCTATTATTGGTCTTACGGCAACAGCAACACCTAAGGTACAGGAAGATATTCTTAAAAACTTAGGAATAAGTGATGCTCAGACATTTAAAGCATCATTTAACAGACCTAATTTATATTACGAAGTACGTCCAAAAACTAAACAGGTAGATAGCGATATTATTCGATTTGTAAAACAAAACGAAGGAAAATCTGGTATAATATATTGTTTGAGCAGAAAGCGTGTAGAAGAGTTAGCACAAGTTTTACAAGTAAATGGTATAAAAGCATTACCATATCACGCTGGGTTAGATGCCAAAACTCGTGTTAAACATCAGGACATGTTTTTAATGGAAGATGTAGATGTTGTTGTGGCAACTATTGCATTTGGTATGGGGATCGATAAGCCCGATGTGCGTTTTGTTATTCATCATGATATTCCTAAGAGTATAGAGAGTTACTACCAAGAAACAGGTCGTGCAGGTCGTGATGGAGGCGAAGGCCACTGTCTAGCTTATTATGCATATAAAGATATTGAAAAACTAGAAAAATTCATGTCTGGAAAACCTGTAGCCGAACAAGAAATTGGTCATGCTCTACTTCAAGAAGTGGTCGCTTTTGCCGAAACCTCTATTTCCAGACGTAAATTTATTCTTCATTATTTTGGTGAAGAATTTGATAACGAAACTGGAGAAGGTGGAGATATGGATGATAATGTGCGTCATCCTAAAAAGCAAAAAGAAGCTAAAGACGATGTTGTTTTACTTCTAGATATAGTGAGTAAAACAAAAGAAAAATATAAATCTAAAGATTTAGTAAGTGTAATTGTAGGAAAAACAAATGCTTTAATTAAGTCCCATAAAACAGATGAGCAATCATTTTTTGGTTCAGGGAAACATCATGAAAGTAAATATTGGATGGCACTATTACGTCAGGTTTTAGTTGCTGGATACTTAAAAAAGGATATTGAAACCTATGGTGTTTTAAAGCTTAATCCGTCTGGCATGGATTTTATTGACAATCCTAGTTCATTTATGATGACAGAGGATCACGTATTTAGTGAAGAAACAGAAGAAGGTACAGTTACTGCAGTAAAAGGTGGTGCTGCGACTACAGATGCCACACTAATGCGTATGTTAAAAGATTTACGTAAAACCAATGCTAAAAAATTAGGTGTCCCTCCATTTGTTATTTTTCAAGATCCATCTTTAGAAGATATGGCGCTCAAGTATCCTATGACTATTGCAGAGCTTTCTAATGTGCATGGTGTCGGAGAGGGAAAAGCCAAAAAGTATGGTAAGGATTTTGTGAAATTAATAGCAGAATACGTTGAAGAGCATGATATTATGCGTCCAGACGATTTGGTTGTTAAATCTACAGGAACAAATTCTTCTTTGAAACTATATATAATTCAAAGTATAGATAGAAAACTACCATTAGATGATATTGCAACAGCAAAGGGGATGGAAATGAAAGATTTTATAAAAGAAATGGAAGCTATTGTTTTTTCTGGAACAAAATTGAACATTTCTTATTGGATTGATGATATTTTAGATGAAGATCAACAAGAAGAAATTCATGATTATTTTATGGAATCTGAAACCGATAAAATAGATGTTGCTATTGAAGAGTTTGATGGTGATTATGACGATGAAGAATTACGCTTATGTCGAATTAAATTTATAAGTGAAGTCGCAAATTAA
- a CDS encoding KpsF/GutQ family sugar-phosphate isomerase — protein MNKHQTIINSANQVFELEGQAILNLKSYINDSFVAVVDLIYKSKGRIIITGIGKSAIIGTKIVATLNSTGTPAVFMHAAEAIHGDLGLILKDDIVICISKSGNTPEIKVLIPLIKSAQNTLIAITGNEDSFLGQHCDYFLNTYVEKEACPLNLAPTTSTTAQLAMGDALAVCLLEIRGFSSRDFAKYHPGGALGKKLYLRVIDISSQNNKPQVQPETNIKEVIMEISKNMLGVTAVIESNKVVGIITDGDLRRMLSKTDNFISLTAKDIMGKSPKIINENEMAIKALELMETNDISQLLVSDNDGDYAGVVHIHDLIKEGII, from the coding sequence TTGAATAAACACCAAACCATCATAAACTCTGCCAATCAAGTCTTTGAGTTAGAAGGTCAAGCTATATTAAATTTAAAATCTTATATAAATGACAGTTTTGTAGCCGTTGTAGACCTTATTTATAAATCTAAAGGTCGTATAATAATTACGGGTATAGGTAAAAGCGCCATTATAGGAACCAAGATTGTTGCCACACTAAATTCTACCGGAACACCTGCCGTTTTTATGCATGCAGCCGAGGCTATACATGGAGATTTAGGGCTTATTTTAAAAGATGATATTGTAATTTGTATTTCTAAAAGTGGAAATACTCCAGAAATAAAAGTTTTAATTCCTTTAATAAAAAGTGCACAAAACACCTTAATAGCTATTACCGGAAATGAAGATTCTTTTTTAGGTCAACATTGTGATTATTTTTTAAACACTTATGTTGAAAAAGAAGCTTGCCCTCTAAATTTAGCACCTACAACAAGTACTACAGCTCAATTAGCAATGGGAGACGCACTTGCTGTTTGCCTATTAGAGATTCGTGGTTTTTCTAGCAGGGATTTTGCTAAATATCATCCTGGAGGCGCTTTAGGGAAAAAATTATATTTACGCGTTATAGATATATCTAGCCAGAATAATAAACCTCAAGTACAACCAGAAACCAATATTAAAGAGGTAATTATGGAAATATCTAAAAATATGCTTGGCGTAACAGCAGTAATAGAATCCAATAAAGTTGTGGGCATTATTACTGATGGTGATTTAAGACGTATGTTATCTAAAACAGATAATTTTATAAGCTTAACCGCTAAAGATATTATGGGTAAGTCTCCTAAAATTATTAACGAAAACGAAATGGCTATTAAAGCTTTAGAACTTATGGAAACTAACGACATCTCTCAATTACTTGTTTCAGATAATGATGGTGACTATGCGGGTGTTGTTCACATTCACGATTTAATAAAAGAAGGCATTATATAA
- a CDS encoding class I SAM-dependent methyltransferase: protein MMKKSTVEEIKLRFDHDVERFSNLYTGQIATIDAQIALELITEASKRTNPNAKNVLDIGCGAGNYTLKLLSKMSGVNCTLVDLSKPMLDRAKERVSAKTNTIVNTIQGDIRTVNLKENHFDIILAGAVLHHLRDDKDWEKTFEKLYRLLKPGGCLMISDLITQEIEALNQYTWECYGTYLESVNGKAYKQKVLDYIEKEDSPRSMTYQLELMKKIGFRQTEILHKNMCFGAFGGIK from the coding sequence ATGATGAAAAAATCTACCGTAGAAGAAATTAAATTACGTTTTGACCATGATGTAGAACGGTTTTCAAATTTATATACTGGTCAAATTGCAACAATCGATGCACAAATAGCTCTAGAACTTATTACTGAAGCTTCTAAAAGAACAAATCCTAATGCTAAAAACGTATTAGATATTGGTTGTGGCGCTGGAAACTATACCTTAAAACTATTGTCTAAAATGTCTGGTGTAAATTGCACACTTGTAGATTTGAGTAAACCCATGCTAGACAGAGCAAAAGAAAGAGTTTCTGCTAAAACAAACACTATTGTAAACACAATACAAGGAGATATTAGAACCGTTAATTTAAAAGAAAATCATTTTGATATTATATTAGCTGGAGCAGTATTACATCATTTAAGAGATGATAAGGATTGGGAAAAAACTTTCGAAAAACTGTATCGTTTACTTAAACCTGGTGGTTGTTTAATGATTTCAGATTTAATTACACAAGAAATAGAGGCTTTAAACCAATACACTTGGGAATGTTACGGAACCTATTTAGAGAGTGTTAATGGCAAAGCATATAAACAAAAGGTCTTAGATTATATAGAAAAAGAAGATTCGCCTAGATCCATGACCTATCAATTAGAATTGATGAAAAAAATAGGATTTAGACAAACAGAAATACTACATAAAAATATGTGCTTTGGTGCTTTTGGAGGCATCAAATAA
- a CDS encoding acetate/propionate family kinase, whose amino-acid sequence MKILVINSGSSSIKFQLIEMPSETVVASGLVERIGLEDGAIHYKHLTDKVSLTLPIPNHATGLAEVAKLLMNEKTGVIKDVAEIDLVGHRVVHGGKKFSDPVEVTQEIKDKIRDLFLLAPLHNPPNLDGIEVAEKIFTKSKQIALFDTAFHQTLPAVAYKYAISNKFLTEDNVRVYGFHGLSHKYVTDRAVEILDKPDAKLISIHLGNGCSMTAVKDGQSLDHTLGFGPNDGLIMGTRSGAIDQSVIFFLMDKYNYTKDEIITILSKESGMLGLTGYSDLRDIEAQAEQGNKDCILALEMNAYRVKKFIGAYTAALNGLDAIIFTAGIGENSATIRKMICDQMDYFGIDLDDTLNAERLPNARFINTANSKTKILIVPTNEELEIATECYSLYKEKTVTV is encoded by the coding sequence ATGAAAATTCTTGTAATTAATTCTGGTAGTTCTTCTATCAAGTTTCAACTTATCGAGATGCCTTCAGAAACCGTAGTTGCTTCTGGACTGGTAGAGCGTATTGGCCTAGAAGATGGAGCTATACATTATAAACATTTAACAGACAAAGTATCCTTAACATTACCTATTCCTAATCATGCAACAGGTTTAGCTGAAGTAGCTAAATTATTGATGAATGAAAAAACAGGCGTTATTAAAGACGTTGCAGAAATAGATCTTGTGGGACACCGTGTGGTTCATGGTGGAAAAAAATTCTCTGATCCTGTTGAAGTTACTCAAGAAATTAAAGACAAAATCCGTGACTTATTTTTATTAGCTCCATTACACAATCCACCAAATTTAGATGGTATTGAAGTTGCAGAAAAAATATTTACAAAATCTAAACAAATAGCACTTTTCGACACAGCTTTTCATCAAACCTTACCAGCAGTTGCGTATAAATATGCTATTTCAAATAAATTTTTAACCGAAGACAACGTTCGTGTTTATGGGTTCCATGGGTTATCTCATAAATATGTTACAGACCGTGCGGTAGAAATTCTAGATAAACCAGATGCAAAATTAATTTCTATACATCTTGGTAATGGTTGTAGTATGACAGCTGTTAAGGACGGGCAAAGTTTAGATCATACTTTAGGTTTCGGACCTAACGATGGTTTAATTATGGGAACACGTAGTGGTGCTATAGATCAATCTGTTATCTTTTTCTTAATGGATAAGTATAACTATACTAAAGATGAAATAATTACTATTTTATCTAAAGAAAGTGGTATGTTAGGCTTAACAGGTTACAGCGATTTACGCGATATTGAAGCGCAAGCAGAACAAGGCAATAAAGATTGTATTTTGGCTTTAGAAATGAATGCTTACCGTGTTAAAAAATTTATTGGTGCTTACACAGCTGCGCTAAATGGTTTAGATGCTATTATATTTACAGCTGGTATTGGAGAAAACAGTGCTACAATAAGAAAAATGATTTGCGACCAAATGGATTATTTTGGCATTGATTTAGACGACACTTTAAATGCAGAACGTTTACCAAATGCTAGATTTATAAATACAGCAAATTCTAAAACTAAAATTTTAATAGTTCCTACTAACGAAGAACTTGAGATAGCTACAGAATGTTATTCTCTTTATAAAGAAAAGACAGTAACTGTATAA
- a CDS encoding LysR family transcriptional regulator, whose protein sequence is MELRHLRYFLAVAKELNFTKASEVLCISQPPLSRQIKELENEIGVELFDRSNKKVMLTAAGAYFNQELTKHLQDLEAIVLETKKISEHVNGVYKIGYISSICPETITNLVQFLTQKYPYLNIKLYEVSTVKQILALEQNKLDLGIVRAPLVSTKIDSKLWFKDSYVLIFNANKINKSGDLSEFKNEVFVFFNKDYAPSYYNALLEICAKYGFVPNIVHESNNINSIIQLVRNGLGVSIIPRSLKKSHNYPELSFVDLDCNFTTNVLLAKPRQKDSKITESAVSFLLE, encoded by the coding sequence ATGGAATTGAGACATTTACGCTATTTCTTAGCGGTTGCTAAAGAATTAAATTTTACAAAAGCATCTGAAGTACTTTGTATTTCACAACCGCCATTGAGTAGACAGATTAAGGAGCTTGAAAATGAGATTGGTGTAGAGCTATTCGATAGGAGTAATAAAAAAGTGATGTTAACAGCTGCAGGAGCATATTTTAATCAAGAACTAACAAAGCATTTACAAGATTTAGAAGCTATAGTCTTAGAAACTAAAAAGATTTCAGAGCATGTAAATGGCGTGTATAAGATTGGGTATATTAGTTCTATATGTCCAGAAACTATTACAAATCTTGTTCAGTTTTTAACACAGAAATATCCCTATCTCAATATAAAATTATATGAAGTTTCAACAGTGAAGCAAATTTTAGCATTAGAGCAAAATAAACTAGATTTAGGAATTGTAAGAGCACCTTTAGTATCTACAAAAATAGATTCGAAACTTTGGTTTAAAGATTCTTATGTGTTGATTTTTAACGCTAATAAAATAAATAAATCCGGTGATTTAAGTGAGTTTAAAAATGAAGTCTTTGTCTTTTTTAACAAAGATTATGCTCCTAGTTATTATAATGCATTATTAGAAATATGTGCTAAATATGGATTTGTGCCAAACATTGTTCACGAATCTAATAATATAAACTCTATCATTCAATTAGTGAGAAATGGTTTAGGGGTTTCTATTATACCTAGAAGTTTAAAAAAGAGTCATAACTATCCAGAACTCTCTTTTGTAGATTTAGATTGTAATTTTACTACCAATGTTTTGCTTGCTAAGCCTAGACAAAAGGATTCTAAGATTACTGAGTCTGCAGTTTCTTTTCTTTTAGAATGA
- the tatC gene encoding twin-arginine translocase subunit TatC: MAKKKNVNEMSFLDHLEDLRWHLIRATLAVMIAAVLAFLAKGFIFDTLIFGPTQPTFFTYDILCKISNALGLDDSFCFNEAAFEIQSRTMAGQFSAHIWTAITAGFIISFPYILYELWRFISPGMHPNERKNSRGFIIISSILFFLGVLFGYYVICPLSINFLGTYQVSSKVHNDFDLSSYISLIRSSVIACGIIFELPIIIYFLAKVGIITPEFLKKYRKFALVIVLIVSAIITPPDIASQVIVAIPVLILYEVSIVIAKFVTRKERSKSKAIKNVR; this comes from the coding sequence ATGGCAAAGAAAAAAAATGTTAACGAGATGTCTTTTTTAGATCATCTTGAAGATTTAAGATGGCATTTAATTCGTGCAACACTAGCAGTTATGATTGCTGCTGTTTTGGCGTTTTTAGCAAAAGGGTTTATTTTTGATACTCTTATTTTTGGACCTACCCAACCTACTTTTTTTACTTATGATATTTTATGTAAAATCTCTAATGCTTTAGGATTAGATGATAGTTTCTGTTTTAATGAAGCTGCTTTTGAAATACAAAGTAGAACTATGGCTGGGCAGTTTTCTGCACATATTTGGACGGCTATAACAGCTGGATTTATTATATCCTTTCCTTATATTCTGTATGAATTATGGAGATTTATAAGTCCTGGAATGCACCCTAATGAACGTAAAAATTCTAGAGGTTTTATAATAATTTCATCTATTCTTTTCTTTTTAGGAGTACTATTTGGCTATTATGTAATTTGTCCGTTATCTATTAACTTTCTTGGGACATATCAGGTAAGTAGTAAAGTACATAACGATTTTGATTTAAGTAGTTATATTAGTTTAATACGGTCTTCTGTTATTGCCTGTGGTATAATATTCGAGCTTCCTATAATTATTTATTTCTTAGCTAAAGTGGGCATTATAACTCCAGAATTCTTAAAAAAATACAGAAAATTTGCTCTTGTGATTGTTTTAATTGTTTCAGCAATAATTACACCACCAGATATTGCAAGTCAAGTTATAGTTGCTATTCCTGTGTTAATTCTATATGAAGTAAGTATTGTTATCGCTAAATTTGTAACCCGAAAAGAACGATCTAAATCTAAAGCAATAAAAAATGTCAGATAA
- a CDS encoding putative type IX sorting system protein PorV2, translating to MKLLFTTIFVLLTVTANSQTARKYSNEFMNIGVDAAALGMSNSVTSQTSDVNSGYWNPAGLIHLEDNQLALMHSSYFANIASYDYAAYAMPIDNQSAMGISLIRFGVDDILDTTQLIDDEGNINYDRIQLFSTADYGVTFSYSRKPTFAEGLSFGVNAKVIRRIIGEFANSWGFGIDVGIQYQTASWNFGIMARDITTTYNAWQINEDKYQTIQDAIDGQNQELPETTEITIPKLQLGISKLFEFHYDYSLETAIDLQMRFEENNDIISSSTISINPSFGLEFGYLDMVYLRGGMGNFQNELQLDNTEKLSFQPSFGVGFKYRGIQVDYAFTDIGDQSVALYSNVFSLKLDFSIFRH from the coding sequence TTGAAATTACTATTCACCACAATTTTCGTTTTACTTACAGTTACGGCCAATAGCCAAACTGCTAGAAAATACTCTAACGAATTTATGAATATTGGTGTAGATGCAGCTGCACTGGGAATGAGTAATTCCGTAACTTCTCAAACTTCCGATGTTAATTCAGGTTATTGGAATCCAGCAGGTTTAATCCATCTAGAAGATAATCAGCTTGCATTAATGCATTCAAGCTATTTTGCCAATATAGCCAGTTATGATTACGCTGCTTATGCAATGCCTATAGATAACCAAAGTGCTATGGGAATTTCATTAATTCGATTTGGGGTGGATGATATTCTAGATACAACACAACTTATAGATGATGAAGGGAATATTAACTACGACCGGATCCAGCTATTTTCTACAGCAGATTACGGTGTTACCTTTTCTTATTCTAGAAAACCAACATTTGCTGAAGGGTTAAGTTTTGGTGTTAATGCTAAAGTTATTAGACGTATTATAGGTGAATTTGCAAATTCTTGGGGATTTGGTATAGATGTTGGAATTCAATACCAAACCGCTTCTTGGAATTTTGGAATTATGGCTCGAGATATAACCACAACGTATAATGCTTGGCAAATAAACGAAGATAAATATCAGACAATTCAAGATGCTATTGATGGTCAGAATCAAGAGTTGCCTGAAACTACAGAAATTACGATTCCAAAATTACAATTAGGAATTTCAAAATTATTCGAGTTTCATTACGATTATAGTTTAGAAACAGCCATAGATTTACAAATGCGTTTTGAAGAAAATAATGATATTATATCGTCCAGTACCATTAGTATAAATCCATCTTTCGGACTCGAATTTGGGTATTTAGACATGGTATATTTACGTGGTGGTATGGGAAATTTTCAAAACGAGCTCCAATTAGATAATACAGAAAAGCTTAGTTTTCAACCTAGTTTTGGTGTTGGTTTTAAATATAGAGGTATTCAAGTAGATTATGCTTTTACAGATATAGGCGACCAAAGTGTAGCTTTATATTCTAATGTGTTTTCTTTAAAATTGGATTTTAGTATCTTTAGACACTAA